Proteins encoded together in one Riemerella anatipestifer window:
- a CDS encoding DUF6602 domain-containing protein: protein MNKINLKELFENMQHQMSTQLNTNRNNITHPGSKGDSLENAWIEWLRKYLPSRYSVDKAIIIDYEGNTSQQIDIVIYDNWFTPFIFTQNGFHYIPAEGVYAVFEVKPDLEGNVGQKTYIEYAGEKIESVRKLKRTSVDMINSGKTMDARPLTKIVGGILASECSIKRFSTIEKHMKKNIGLKSIDFGCAVNYGSFYIDYEGTENTEIENFEKRINEYYLKREFREMEFSRKENSLVFFFMQLTRYLQQAIGTVPAIDMNKYLSNINEKIDEEI, encoded by the coding sequence ATGAATAAAATTAATTTAAAAGAATTGTTCGAGAATATGCAGCACCAAATGTCTACACAACTCAATACCAATAGAAATAATATAACTCATCCAGGCTCTAAAGGGGACTCTTTAGAAAATGCTTGGATTGAATGGTTAAGAAAATATTTGCCTAGCAGATATAGTGTGGATAAAGCTATTATTATAGATTATGAAGGTAATACAAGTCAACAGATTGACATTGTAATCTATGATAATTGGTTCACACCATTTATATTTACTCAAAATGGATTCCATTATATCCCAGCAGAAGGTGTATATGCGGTATTTGAGGTTAAACCCGATTTAGAAGGAAATGTAGGGCAGAAAACTTATATTGAATATGCTGGTGAAAAAATAGAAAGTGTGAGAAAATTAAAACGAACTTCGGTGGACATGATAAACTCAGGTAAGACTATGGACGCAAGACCCCTTACAAAAATTGTAGGGGGCATACTAGCGAGTGAATGTTCTATAAAAAGATTTTCTACAATTGAAAAGCATATGAAGAAAAATATAGGACTAAAGAGTATTGATTTTGGTTGTGCTGTAAACTATGGTAGTTTTTATATTGATTATGAAGGAACAGAGAACACAGAAATAGAAAACTTTGAAAAAAGAATAAATGAATACTATTTAAAAAGAGAATTTAGAGAAATGGAGTTTAGCAGAAAAGAGAATTCTCTAGTATTTTTTTTCATGCAACTAACTAGATATTTACAACAAGCAATTGGAACTGTCCCCGCAATTGATATGAATAAGTATCTAAGTAATATTAATGAAAAAATAGATGAGGAAATTTAA
- a CDS encoding ParA family protein, whose amino-acid sequence MKKEPKFVSFATQKGGVGKTSFTILVASLLHYRMGYNVVVFDCDYPQYSISNLREQDLKIVMQNEHFKQKAHEQFSKINKKAYPIITCKSNEAIQKAEEFIKETPYDIDVVLFDMPGTVNTAGILTVLSHINHIFAPITADRVVIESTLSFTEVLSNIIAKNMDSEIKSVHLFWNQVDGREKSPLYRIYENVIAELQLTMMESYISDSKRFRKDGSGNQKYVFRSTLMPADERLMSGCHLDDFIKEFVKIIEV is encoded by the coding sequence ATGAAAAAAGAACCCAAATTTGTCAGCTTTGCCACCCAAAAAGGCGGTGTAGGAAAAACTAGTTTTACGATTTTAGTCGCCAGTTTGCTTCATTACCGAATGGGCTATAATGTGGTAGTATTCGATTGTGATTATCCACAGTATAGTATCAGTAATCTACGGGAACAGGATTTGAAAATCGTGATGCAGAATGAACATTTCAAACAGAAAGCCCACGAGCAATTCAGTAAGATTAACAAAAAAGCCTATCCGATTATCACTTGTAAATCCAATGAGGCGATTCAAAAGGCAGAAGAATTTATCAAAGAAACGCCTTATGATATTGATGTAGTGCTATTTGATATGCCAGGAACGGTTAATACCGCAGGGATTTTGACCGTTCTATCCCATATCAACCATATTTTCGCACCCATCACTGCCGATAGGGTGGTCATTGAAAGCACCCTCAGTTTTACAGAGGTGCTTTCCAACATCATTGCTAAAAATATGGATAGCGAAATAAAGTCAGTCCATCTGTTTTGGAACCAAGTCGATGGGCGAGAAAAATCGCCATTGTATAGAATTTACGAAAATGTCATCGCAGAACTCCAACTGACGATGATGGAGAGCTATATATCAGATAGTAAACGCTTCCGCAAAGATGGAAGCGGTAATCAAAAGTATGTATTTCGTTCTACTTTGATGCCCGCAGACGAACGACTAATGAGTGGTTGTCATTTGGACGACTTTATTAAGGAATTTGTAAAAATAATAGAAGTATGA
- a CDS encoding DUF3408 domain-containing protein, which translates to MRKKRNPINESELMELMAGKKEEASVVKDSVRTSEPITEDIVLDKAPQESEPENIPEPEQKSTKVKKTDIETYESLFFSSGETSARNGKSVYIRPEFHRRIVQIVQIIGEDKISIYNYLDNLLEDRFNRYEKEIKKAFKDKYKPIF; encoded by the coding sequence ATGAGAAAGAAAAGAAACCCCATCAACGAAAGCGAGTTAATGGAACTAATGGCAGGAAAAAAAGAGGAGGCGTCAGTTGTTAAAGATTCGGTTAGAACATCGGAGCCAATCACTGAAGATATTGTTTTAGATAAAGCTCCCCAAGAATCTGAACCTGAAAATATACCCGAACCCGAACAAAAATCAACAAAGGTTAAGAAGACTGATATAGAAACCTATGAAAGTTTATTTTTCAGTTCTGGAGAAACTTCAGCAAGAAATGGAAAGTCAGTATATATCCGTCCTGAATTTCATCGTAGGATTGTACAAATTGTACAGATAATTGGAGAGGACAAAATATCCATTTATAACTATCTCGATAACCTGTTAGAAGACCGTTTTAATCGCTATGAAAAAGAAATTAAAAAAGCGTTTAAAGATAAATACAAACCAATATTTTAA